DNA sequence from the Cupriavidus oxalaticus genome:
GGGGGAGGCCGGCTGTAAGGCCGGTGCGCAGGCAGCGCAGGCTACCTCCGCCGGATCGGTCTCCGCGGGCGCGTCGTGATGCAGGAAGAGGGTCATGGCGGTGAGGCGGCTTCCGCGGCTGCCACTCATGCGAAGCATGGCGCTGCGCCCCGGTGCCGGAGTCTGGTTGCGCTTGCGCGCTCACAGGTATCGCTGCAAGGAGCGTTCCACCGCGCCTCCGAGGCGGCAGGCGCGGCGCCAGCCAGCGTGGTGCCGCACCCTGCGGGGATTATTGCAATGCTGCGCGTAAATCCGGCCCGGGCGTTCGCGGCCGCACCGGCGATCTCGGGGCGACGTGGGGGCGACCTGGGGCGAAATTGCGCGCGAAACCTGCGCCGCTGTGCATCAGGCCACGCGCAGTTCCCGGATGGCGTTCAGCAAGGCCTCCAGTGAAACCGGCTTGGTCAGGTGGGCGTCGAAGCCTGCCTGCATCGACTCCCGGATATCGTCCGGCCGGCCATAGCCGCTCAATGCAATCGCGGTCAGCTTGTGCAGGTGCGGCTGGCGGCGGATGGCGCGAATGAAGTCCAGCCCCGACATGCCGGGCATGCCGATGTCAGACAGCAACAGGTCGGGACAATGCTGCCCGAGGCGGTCCAGTGCCTCCTGCCCGCTGGTGGCGACCGATACGCTGGCGCCCTCCATTTCGAGCAGCAGCTTGAAGGTCTCGACCGTGCCGGAATCGTCGTCGACCAGCAGGATCTCGGTGCCGCCCAGCGGCAGCGACGGCGCGGGCGCCGGCGTGGTGTCGGCCGCGATTTCCTCGCGCAGCGGGAACGTCACCGTGAACACCGAACCCTTGCCGATCCCGTCCGAATTCGCGCGCACCGTGCCGCCCTGCATGGTCGCCAGCTCGCGTACCAGCGACAGGCCGATGCCAAGGCCGCCCTGCCGTGCGCTCGGCGCGGTGCCCTGGCGAAACATATCGAAGATATGCGGCAGGCTCTGCGCGTCGATGCCAACGCCGGTATCGCGTATCTCCAGCACGCCTTCGCCGCGCTCTCGCGCCAGCGAAACCCTGATGCTGCCGCCGGCGCTGGTGTACTTGAGCGCATTGCTGATCAGGTTCCAGACCACCTGCTCGACCCGGGTCAGGTCGGCGTCGATCATCAGCGTGCCGGCCGGCAAATCGCGCTCGAGCGCGATGCTCTTGCGCCCGGCCTCTTCCTCGATGGCGCGGCAGACGCGGTCGACCACTTCGTGCCAGTCGACCGGCGCGCGCGCAATCGACAGCTTGCCGGTGCGCAGGCGCGACATGTCGAGCAGGTCGTCGATGATGTGCGCCTGGCCGATCACGGTGCGCCGGATGGTGCCGGCGGCGCGCTGGATCACCGGGTTGCCGCGCGCTTCGGGGGAACGGATGATCAGTTCGGCGCTGGCGCTGATCAGGTTGAGCGGATGCTTGAGTTCGTGCGACACCACGGCCAGGAACTCGTCGCGCATGCGTTCGGCACGCGCGTCGGCGCGTTCGCCGGAGAGCGCATCGGGGGAAGCGATGACCCCCTGGCGCCCGGTGCGCGTGGCCAGCCGCGTCAGCGCCACTTCGTCGAGGTTGCGCATGATCTTGGCAAAGCCGCTGAAGCCGCCCTTGTCCAGGCGCGACAGCACGCCGCTGGCGCGGAAGCGGCTGCCGTCCTTGCGCTGGTGCCAGCGGTCTTCTTCAACGCGGCCGTACAGGCGCGCCTGCGCCATTTCTTCCTGGGCAATGCGGGCGGCACGGTCTTCGGGCGTGTACAGGACTTCCGCCTCCTGTCCGAGCATCTCCGCCTCGGCATAGCCGAAGATGCGTTCCGCGCCGGTGTTCCAGCTGGTGACGCGGCCTTCGTCGTCGAAGGTGATGATGGCGTAGTCGCGGGTGCTTTCGGCCACGATATTCATGCGCTTCTCGCCTTCGCTGAGGCGCTCTTCCGCGGTGCGGCGCGAGGTGATGTCGATGAACGACAGCACCGCGCCCTCGATGCGGTCCTCGGTGGTGCGGTACGGCAGGAAGCGCGCCAGGTACCAGCAACCGTCGTTGCTCTTGACCTCGCGTTCGATCAGGCGCAGGGAATCGAAGGCTTCGCCGGCATCGTCGGCAAGCTTGTCGTAATCGAGCCGGTGCGTGATATCGAGCAGCGAACGGCCGATGTCGGACGGGATGATGCTGAAGACATCGGTGGCACGCGGGGTGTAGCGCTTGATGCGCAGGTTGCGATCGACGAAGACCGTGCCGATGTCGTTGGCCATGATCAGGTTCTGCAGGTCGTCATTGATCTTGCCGGTTTCCTCGACCTTGGACTTGAGTTCGGCGTTGACGGTGGTCAGCTCTTCATTGATCGACTGCAGTTCTTCCTTGCTGGTCTCCAGCTCTTCCGTGGTCGAGCGCAGCTCCTCGTTGATCGCCTGCAGTTCTTCGTTGGAGGCCTTCAGCTCCTCGGTCGAGGTCTCGGACTGCTCGATGGTGGCCTGCAGCTGCTCCTTGGTGCGATGCAATTCGCGTTCGAGCTGCGCGATCAGCGGGTCGCGCTCGTCGGCGGCCTGGCCGCGCGGCGTCGCGCTCATGCTGTCCTCGACCTCATCGAACAGCACCAGCACGAAGTCGCCGTTGGCTTCGGCGTCGTGTACCGGGCGCGCGGTCATGTTGACGAAGAACTGCCTGCCGTCGCGTTCGAGCTGCACGCGCCTGGCCTCGACGCTGTGGTTGGTCTGCAGCGCCTGGTAGATCGCGGTACGCAGTTCCAGCCGCAGTTCCTGGCGCACCGCGCCGATGATGTTGTGCGAGGGCACGCCGCCGGCGTACTGCAGGAAGCGCCCGGCGCGGTCCGACAGGTGCACGATCTCGGAATCGCGGCTGACCAGCACGCTCGGCGGCGCGTGCTGCTCGATCAGGCGCTGGTGCAGGTCGCCGAAGGAGAACTTGCGCTTGCCGGCGGGCTGCAGCACCGTCACCGGCGAGCGCGCATTGAGCATGCCGGCCGACAGCGGCAACGGCGTTTCGACGCGCACCGCGACGTTGGCGCGGTAGATGCGGGCCTTCTTGTCGACCACCGAAAACAGGTTGCTGACGCTGTCGGCGGCTTCGGAGCTGCCCAGGAACAGGTAGCCGCCCGGGCGCAGCGCGAAATGGAAGGTGCGCAGGATCTCGGCCTGCGCCTCGCGGTCCAGGTAGATCAGCAGGTTGCGGCAGCAGATCAGGTCCAGCCGCGAGAACGGCGGATCGCTGAGCACGTTGTGCAGCGCGAACAGCACGCGCTCGCGCAGCTCCTTGCGCACGCGGAAGTGCGTGCCGTCCTTGGTGAAGAACTGCCGCACCCGCGCCGGCTCGACGTCGGCGATGATCGGTTCGGGGTACAGCCCGTTGCGCGCGATCGCCACGGCGCGTTCGTCGATATCGGTGGCAAAGACCTGGAACGGCAGCTGGTCGGGGGTCTGCGACGACGTTTCCTGCAGCAGCATGGCCAGCGAATACGCTTCTTCGCCGGTGGCGCAGCCAGGCGCCCAGACCCGGATCGAGTCGTTCTCGGTGCGGTCCTGGAACAGGCGCGGCAGCACGTCGGCGCGCAGCAGGTCAAACGCTTCCCTGTCGCGGAAGAAATTGGTCACGCTGATCAGCATGTCCTGCAGCAGCGGTGCCGTTTCTTCCGGGTGCAGGTGCAGGTAGTCGCGGTATTGCTGCAGGTCCGTCAGGCCATTGACCTGCAGCCGGCGCTCGATGCGGCGCAGCACCGTGGCGCGCTTGTAGTGGCGGAAATCATGCGAAGTGCGGGTGCGCAGGATCACCATGATCTCGCGCAGCGCGCGCTCGTTGCTTTCCGATGGCGGCGCGGGCTCGGGTGCGTCTTCTTCGTCGGGCGGCCTGGGCAGCTGGATATGGCTGGCGGTATTCCACAGGTCGAGCAGGCGCTGCGGGATCTCGTTGGCGCGCATGACGAAGTCGACCAGGCCGGTGCTGATGGCTGTGCGCGGCATGCTCGAGTATTCGGCTTCCTCCGGCTCCTGGGCGATGGTGATGCCGCCCAGCTCCTTGATGCGGGTCAGCCCGACCGAGCCGTCGGAGCCGGCGCCGGACAACACCACGCACACGGCGCGCTGGCGATGGGCATCGGCCAGCGAGCGGAAGAACAGGTCGATGGCCGCGCCGCGGCCGTCGCGGCGTTCCTGCGGGCCCACGCGCAGGTAGCCGTCGATCATGGTCAGGCTGTGGTTGGGCGCAATGACGTAGACGTGGTTGGCTTCGATGCGCGTGGTGTCGGTGACCTGCCGTACCGGCATGGTGGTGTGTGCCTGCAGCACCGGCGCCAGGTTGCTGGCGTGGTCGGGCGCGAGGTGGACGACGAGGACAAAGGCTGCGCCGGTGCGGGCGGGCAGCCCGTCGAATACCTGGATCAGGGCTTCAATACCCCCGGCGGACGCGCCGATCCCGACCACGGGAAAGACGAGCTGGCTGGACAGGGGGCGTTCACGATTCTTGGCCATCGCTGCGTGGATAAGTTGGGTGCGCCGGCCGGGTGCGGCGCTATCCCTCGCGGAGCCAGCCTTCGATGCGCTTCGCGGACGCTGCAGCGCGGCCCGCTGCCTCGGTGTACCGGCGTGATTCGCCGGTTTCGCCGACTTGCATATGATACGCCGCAATCTGCGTGTAAAGCTCGCGCTGTTCGTGCAGCGCGCGCAAGGCATCGAAGAGCGTGTGTTCGAGTGAGCCATCGGCGGCGTGGCGCAGCGTCGACATGCCGAAGGCATGGCCGGTGTGGCAGCGGAAGCGTGGCGGCTGCGTGTCGCGCATCTGCCAGAGGGCGCCACCGCATTCAGGGCACGTCAGCGCTGACGGCAGCGCAATCCTTTCCACGGCCTCGATCGAGGAGGGGCCCAGCGCTACGCCGTGCTCGATGCGCAACGATTCGGGCAGCTCGGCGAAGGGGCCTGCCGCGGAGCCGGCCAGTTCCACCAGCCTGGGCGCGATCGCCGCCAGCGGCAGCACGTAGTCGGGCGGCGAGGCGCGCATGGCGTTGCGCGGCATGTCGGCCGCGAAAGCGCTGTCGGGATCCTGCACGATGGTTACGCCGCCGCACTGGCGCACTGCGCGCAGGCCGGCCGCGCCGTCGTCGAGCTGGCCGGTCAGCACTGCCGCGACCACGCGGTTGCGGCGCGCCACGGCCGCGCTCCGGAACAGCGGATCGATCGCCGGCCGCGCAAAGTTCTCTTTCGGCCCGCGCACCAGCTGCGCATGCTCGTCGACGATCATCAGGTGGTGGTCGGGCGGCGCCACATAGATCGCGCCGGGCCGCAGCGGCTCGCCATCGCGGGCATGGCGAGCCGGCAGCGGCCCGGCGCTCGCCAGCATGTCGGGCAGCATGCTCGGATTGGCGCCGATATGCAGCACGGCCAGTACGGTCGCCTCCAGGCCGGCCGGCAGACCGGCGGCGATTTCCCGCAGCGCATCGACGCCGCCGGAAGAGGCGCCCAGGACTATGGTGTCGCGCTTCATGGAATCTCGGGTGGGTTTCAGGCCGCTGCCCGCAGCGGGAATCGGTCGGCAGGCTGCCGGCCTACTCCACGGTGGATACCTCTGCCGGCACGTCGGGCGCGGCAGCGGTGCCGGTGGCGATGCCGGTGCCGGATGGCTGGACGATGGCCGGCGCCGCCGCGCGTATCCGCAGCACGGTCTGGCGCGAGGTGTTGAAGCGCCGCGCGGTTTCGCTGACCGTCTGGCCTTCCGCCAGCGAGCGCAGGATGGCATCGCGCTCGTCGGGCTTGTGCTTGGGCGGGCGCCCCACCGCCCGGCCCATGGCCTTGGCCGCAGCCAGGCTGTCGCGCACGCGCGCGCTGCGCGTGCTGCCCTCCAGCGCGGCCACGGCGCGCAGCACCATGACCGCCTCCGGCGGTGCGGCGCAGGCCAGGTTGGCGCGGCTGAGCTGCACGCAATGCAGCGCCACCCCGAGCAGGCGGAACCGGCGGATCGTGCCCAGCACTTCCTGCACGCTCCAGCCCAGGCAGCTCAGCTGCATCGTCACCAGGGTATCGCCGGCCCGCACCCGTTGCAGCAGCGACAGCAGCCGCGGCCGTTCGGCCGCGGGCACCGAGGCCGGCTCGCACTCCCAGAAAGCACGGCGCAGGTCCACGGTATAGCCGGCCCGGTCGGCTATGCGCAGTTCGTCTTCCATCGCTTCGAGGTCACGGGCGCGGTTCGAGTAGATGAAGGTAGACGTCATGAGGATTCCTCGTTCTGGTTTTCGTCTCCGGTCGCGCGGCGCGGCGTCCCTCCGGGCAAGTCCGGCAGGCGACCTCTTTCTTCTGATTAGCAAAACTCGTCCCACCAGCAGGGGGCGGCAAGATAGTGACGGTTAACGTGCTTGTGTGTGCATTCCTGACATGTACGTAAAACAGGTTTTACGTACTCTCTGCGGACGCGCTGTGACTGCTATAAGGCGCTGCCGGAAGCCGGAGCGTGGCCGGCGCAGCGCTGTTTCGGCTATCTCCCTATCTCCTTTACGGCGCGGTGCTGGGGCAAGGCCCGGGTCGACATGCGCCTGCGTGGGCCAGGCCCGAAGGTTGACCCGCAGGTTGGCGGTTCTGGCCCGTTCGACAGTCGTCCTCGGGGCGTCGGCAGCGCCTTGGCGGGCACAAATAACAACCCTTCGCGCAGGAATTGCAATGATTGCCGGGCGCGCGTGCCGGATCCGTGCCGCTGTTGCCCCGGCCCCACCATGTGCGGGCCCGGCACAGAACCTGCCTGCCTGGTCGCAAAGCCGGGTCAGGCCGGCTCCCCACTCAAGCTCCCAGGAGGCAATCGTGGACAAGTCGAAGATTCCCGCAGACCAGGCCGAGGCCCTCGGCGCCTTGATGGACGATCACCGCGCGGTCAAGAAACTGTTCAAGGCGTTCAAGGACACCGGGGACCGGCATGAAAAGAAATCGATCGCGCTCGAGGTCTGCCAGCAGCTGACCGTGCATGCCACCATCGAGGAAGAGATCTTCTACCCGGCGCTGCGCGGCGTAGGCGATGACATCGACGACATGCTGGACGAAGCCCAGGTCGAGCACCAGGTCGCCAAGGACCTGATCGCGGCGATCGAGGAGGACCCGGCAGGGGATATGCTCGAAGCCAACTTTACGGTGCTGTCCGAGTACGTCTCCCACCATATCGAGGAAGAGGAAGGCGAACTGTTCAAGCACGCGATCAAGGCGAAGGTCAACCTGCGCGACGTGGCAGCGGCCATGGCGGCGCGCAAGGAAGAACTGATGCAGCAAACGGCCTGATTGCTGATTGCTGACTACGGATCGCCGCGGGCCGGGTACGTAACCTGAGCGCAGCGGATGGACTTCAGGCGATTTGGCTTCAGGCGATTTGAAGGAGTCGCACAAGGCCGCGCCACCTGCGCCGCTTGCCGGGCGGCTACGATGGCGCGGTCTTGACTGCCGTACCCCGTTTGCCCATGACCTTTGTCGTGACGGATGCCTGCATCCAGTGCCGCCACACCGACTGCGTCGAAGTCTGCCCGATGACGTGTTTCCACGAAGGGCCCAACTTCCTCGCCATCGACCCCGACCAGTGCATCGACTGCTCGATGTGCGTGCCGATGTGCCCGGTGGGCGCCATCTATTCCGAGCATGACCTGCCTGGCGACAAGCGCCATTTCATCGCGCTGAACGCCGAGCTGTCGCGCCGGCCGGACTGGCCGCCGCTGCTGCAGGCCAAGGGCCCGATCGCGGGTCACGAGCAATGGGCGGATCATCCTGACCGTCTGGCACTGCTGGCGCGCTAGCGCGTGCCGGTGTAGTCGGGAAACGCTTCGTCCAGCGTCAGCACGCTGCCGGTCAGCGCGCCGTCATAGCCCGGCAGCGCATCGACGCGCTGGCGGAACGCCTCGCTGGTCAGCGCGCCGACCGCGCCGGACAGCGCCGCGCTGCGCAGCATCGATTTTTCGATGGCGAAGAAGTAGCGCTCCTTGATCACCGGCTCGAAGCCCAGCCCGAAGCGCCGCGCCGCGGTTTCCACGCCGAAGCCCACATCCGCCATGCCGCTGCCGATATACGCCGCCACCGCGGCGTGGGTGAACTCGCCGTTGCTGTAGCCCTCGATCCGTGCCGGGTCGATATGGCGCGCGGCCAGCATCAGGTCGAGCAGCAGCCGCGTGCCCGAGCCCACCTGCCGGTTGACGAAGCGCACCTCGCGCCGGGTCAGGTCTTCCAGCGTGCGGATCCCGAGCGGGTTGCCCGGGCGCACGAACAGGCCCTGGCTGCGCACCGCCAGGTGCACCAGGCAGTGCGTGCCGGGCTTGAGCCAGGTGGTGAAGTGGCGCCACATGCCGTGCTCGAACTCGCCCACCGGCACATGGAAGCCGGCGATATCGCACGCGCCCTCGGCCAGCGCCGCCACCGCCTCGACGCTGCCGCAGTACTTCAGGTCGTGCCGCACCTGCTGCTCGTCGAGGAAGTCGCGCAGCGCGGCCACCGCGAAACCATGGCTGGCATGCAGCCGCACTGCCGCCCCGGACTGCTCCATCAGCTTCTTCAGTTCGATTTCCAGCTCGGAGGCCAGGCTGTCCAGCGTTGGCGACAGCCGCGCGCCGATCCGCTTGCTGGCCCACACCAGCTGCTGCGCCAGCGGGGTCAGCGCGCTGCCGCGCCCGCGGGTCTTGTCGATCAGCGGGCCGCCGAACAGGGCCTCGGCGTCACGCAGGATGCCCCAGGCGTAGCGGTACGACAGCGACACCGCCTGCGCGGAGTGACTGATGCTGCCCGATTCCTCGATATGGCCCAGCAGGGCGACCAGCCGCGACACGTCGAGGGCCCCGGCGCCGGGGCTGCCGTCGTCGCGGATTTGCAGGTGGGGGAGGATCGAGATGCGAAGCATATGAAAAAAATAGCTTATTGATAGACCGTTGTCACTCTCATATATTGCATCCACGGGCCAAACGGCAGGGTTGAAGGCTCGGAAATAGGAAAAAAATAGCATATAGAGGGTCCGGCGGCCATGCTGAGAGCCCCAGCGACCCCACAGGAGACGCCATGCCAGACACTGCTCCCAACGCCCAGGCCTGCGCCGCCGCGATCGACGCCATCGTGGCCGCGCGGCAAGACATGCCGGGCGCATTGCTGCCGATCCTGCACGAGATCCAGGATACGCAGGGCCATATCCCCGAGGCCGCCGTGCCGGTGATCGCGCGCGCGCTGAACCTGTCGCGCGCCGAGGTGCATGGCGTGATCACCTTCTACCACCACTTCCGCCAGCAGCCGGCCGGCCGCCATGTGATCCAGGTGTGCCGGGCGGAGGCTTGCCAGGCGGTCGGCGCCGAGGCGCTGGCAGAGCATGCCACGCGCTCGCTCGGCTGCGGCTTCCATGAAACCAGCGCCGACGGCGCGGTCACGCTGGAGCCGGTGTACTGCCTGGGCCAGTGCGCGTGCGGCCCGGCCGTGATGGTCGGCGAGCGGCTGCACGGCTATGTCGATGCGAAGCGCTTCGATGCGCTGGTCCGGTCGCTGCGCGAAGCACAGGCCGCCAACGAAACCGCGGAGGTCCAGGCATGAGCGCCGCTGTCAACTCCACCGTCAACACCATCTTCGTGCCGCGCGATTCCACCGCGCTGGCGCTCGGCGCCGATGAGGTGGCCCGCGCGATCGAACGCGAGGCGGCCCGCCGCGGCGAAGCGGTGCGTATCGTCCGCAACGGCTCGCGCGGCATGTTCTGGCTGGAGCCGCTGGTCGAGGTGCAGACCGAAGCGGGGCGCGTGGCCTATGGCCCGGTCAGCGCGGAAGACGTGCCGGCGCTGTTCGATGCGGGCCTGCTGCAGGGCGGCGCGCATGCGCTGGCGCATGGCCTGACCGAAGAGATCCCGTTCCTGAAGAAGCAGGAGCGCCTGACCTTTGCCCGCATCGGCATCACCGACCCGCTGTCGCTGGACGACTACCGCGCGCACGAGGGGTTCGCCGCCCTGGAGCGCGCGCTGTCGATGGCGCCCGCCGAGATCGTGCAGGAAGTCACCGATTCCGGGCTGCGCGGCCGCGGCGGCGCCGCCTTCCCGACCGGCATCAAGTGGAAGACCGTGCTGGGCGCGCAGTCGGCCGTCAAGTACATCGTCTGCAATGCCGACGAAGGCGACTCGGGCACGTTCTCCGACCGCATGGTGATGGAAGACGACCCGTTCATGCTGATCGAGGGCATGACCATCGCCGGCCTCGCGGTGGGCGCCGAGCAGGGCTACATCTACTGCCGTTCCGAATACCCCCACGCCATCGCCGTGCTGGAAAGCGCGATCGCCATCGCCCACGCGGCCGGCTGGCTGGGCGACGATCTGCGTGGCAGCGGCAAGCGCTTCCGCCTTGAAGTACGCAAGGGCGCGGGCGCCTATGTCTGCGGCGAGGAAACCGCGCTGCTGGAAAGCCTGGAAGGCAAGCGCGGCGTGGTGCGCGCCAAGCCGCCGCTGCCGGCGCTGGAGGGCTTGTTCGGCAAGCCCACGGTGATCAACAACGTGATCTCGCTGGCCACCGTGCCGGTGATCCTGGCGCGCGGCGCGCAGTACTACCGCGACTACGGCATGGGCCGTTCGCGCGGCACGCTGCCGTTCCAGCTGGCCGGCAACATCAGACAGGGCGGGCTGGTGGAAAAGGCGTTCGGCGTCACGCTGCGCGAGCTGCTGGTCGACTACGGCGGTGGCACCCGCAGCGGCCGTGCCATCCGCGCGGTGCAGGTGGGCGGCCCGCTGGGCGCCTACCTGCCGGAGTCGCGCTTCGACGTGCCGCTGGACTATGAGGCCTATGCCGCGTTCGGCGGCGTGGTCGGCCACGGCGGCATCGTAGTGTTCGACGAGACCGTCGACATGGCGAAGCAGGCGCGCTACGCGATGGAGTTCTGCGCCATCGAATCGTGCGGCAAGTGCACGCCGTGCCGGATCGGCTCGACCCGCGGCGTCGAGGTGATGGACCGCATCATCGCCGGCGAGCAACCTGTGAAGCACGTCAAGCTGGTGCGCGACCTGTGCGACACCATGCTGTACGGCTCGCTCTGCGCCATGGGCGGCATGACGCCGTACCCGGTGCTGTCCGCGCTGAATGAATTCCCCGAGGACTTCGGCCTCGCCCCCAACCCGGCCCACGCGGCCAAGGCGGCGTGAGCTGACGCCAGAACAGAAAACGGGAGACAAACCATGGACTGCCGCGATGTGATCGATTTCGGTACCCCCGCCAGCGAATCGACCCAGCTGGTCACCCTTGAAATCGACGGCGTCAGCGTCACCGTGCCGGCCGGCACTTCGGTGATGCGCGCCGCAATGGAGGCCGAGGTCAGCGTGCCCAAGCTGTGCGCCACCGACAGCCTCAAGGCCTTCGGCTCGTGCCGGCTGTGCCTGGTCGAGATCGAAGGGCGCCGCGGCTATCCGGCCTCGTGCACCACGCCGGTGGAAGCCGGCATGAAGGTGAAGACGCAGAGCGACAAGCTCGCCGACCTGCGCCGCGGCGTGATGGAGCTCTATATCTCCGACCACCCGCTCGACTGCCTGACCTGCCCGACCAACGGCAACTGCGAGCTGCAGGACATGGCGGGCGTGGTGGGGCTGCGCGAGGTGCGCTACAACGACGGCGGTCCGGAAGCAAAGCCGATCGCCACGCACACCGCGCTGGAGAAGGACGAATCGAATCCTTACTTCACCTATGACGCCTCGAAGTGCATCGTCTGCAACCGCTGCGTGCGCGCCTGCGAGGAAACGCAAGGCACCTTCGCG
Encoded proteins:
- a CDS encoding CheR family methyltransferase, producing the protein MAKNRERPLSSQLVFPVVGIGASAGGIEALIQVFDGLPARTGAAFVLVVHLAPDHASNLAPVLQAHTTMPVRQVTDTTRIEANHVYVIAPNHSLTMIDGYLRVGPQERRDGRGAAIDLFFRSLADAHRQRAVCVVLSGAGSDGSVGLTRIKELGGITIAQEPEEAEYSSMPRTAISTGLVDFVMRANEIPQRLLDLWNTASHIQLPRPPDEEDAPEPAPPSESNERALREIMVILRTRTSHDFRHYKRATVLRRIERRLQVNGLTDLQQYRDYLHLHPEETAPLLQDMLISVTNFFRDREAFDLLRADVLPRLFQDRTENDSIRVWAPGCATGEEAYSLAMLLQETSSQTPDQLPFQVFATDIDERAVAIARNGLYPEPIIADVEPARVRQFFTKDGTHFRVRKELRERVLFALHNVLSDPPFSRLDLICCRNLLIYLDREAQAEILRTFHFALRPGGYLFLGSSEAADSVSNLFSVVDKKARIYRANVAVRVETPLPLSAGMLNARSPVTVLQPAGKRKFSFGDLHQRLIEQHAPPSVLVSRDSEIVHLSDRAGRFLQYAGGVPSHNIIGAVRQELRLELRTAIYQALQTNHSVEARRVQLERDGRQFFVNMTARPVHDAEANGDFVLVLFDEVEDSMSATPRGQAADERDPLIAQLERELHRTKEQLQATIEQSETSTEELKASNEELQAINEELRSTTEELETSKEELQSINEELTTVNAELKSKVEETGKINDDLQNLIMANDIGTVFVDRNLRIKRYTPRATDVFSIIPSDIGRSLLDITHRLDYDKLADDAGEAFDSLRLIEREVKSNDGCWYLARFLPYRTTEDRIEGAVLSFIDITSRRTAEERLSEGEKRMNIVAESTRDYAIITFDDEGRVTSWNTGAERIFGYAEAEMLGQEAEVLYTPEDRAARIAQEEMAQARLYGRVEEDRWHQRKDGSRFRASGVLSRLDKGGFSGFAKIMRNLDEVALTRLATRTGRQGVIASPDALSGERADARAERMRDEFLAVVSHELKHPLNLISASAELIIRSPEARGNPVIQRAAGTIRRTVIGQAHIIDDLLDMSRLRTGKLSIARAPVDWHEVVDRVCRAIEEEAGRKSIALERDLPAGTLMIDADLTRVEQVVWNLISNALKYTSAGGSIRVSLARERGEGVLEIRDTGVGIDAQSLPHIFDMFRQGTAPSARQGGLGIGLSLVRELATMQGGTVRANSDGIGKGSVFTVTFPLREEIAADTTPAPAPSLPLGGTEILLVDDDSGTVETFKLLLEMEGASVSVATSGQEALDRLGQHCPDLLLSDIGMPGMSGLDFIRAIRRQPHLHKLTAIALSGYGRPDDIRESMQAGFDAHLTKPVSLEALLNAIRELRVA
- a CDS encoding chemotaxis protein CheB, with product MKRDTIVLGASSGGVDALREIAAGLPAGLEATVLAVLHIGANPSMLPDMLASAGPLPARHARDGEPLRPGAIYVAPPDHHLMIVDEHAQLVRGPKENFARPAIDPLFRSAAVARRNRVVAAVLTGQLDDGAAGLRAVRQCGGVTIVQDPDSAFAADMPRNAMRASPPDYVLPLAAIAPRLVELAGSAAGPFAELPESLRIEHGVALGPSSIEAVERIALPSALTCPECGGALWQMRDTQPPRFRCHTGHAFGMSTLRHAADGSLEHTLFDALRALHEQRELYTQIAAYHMQVGETGESRRYTEAAGRAAASAKRIEGWLREG
- a CDS encoding recombinase family protein, with amino-acid sequence MTSTFIYSNRARDLEAMEDELRIADRAGYTVDLRRAFWECEPASVPAAERPRLLSLLQRVRAGDTLVTMQLSCLGWSVQEVLGTIRRFRLLGVALHCVQLSRANLACAAPPEAVMVLRAVAALEGSTRSARVRDSLAAAKAMGRAVGRPPKHKPDERDAILRSLAEGQTVSETARRFNTSRQTVLRIRAAAPAIVQPSGTGIATGTAAAPDVPAEVSTVE
- a CDS encoding hemerythrin domain-containing protein, whose amino-acid sequence is MDKSKIPADQAEALGALMDDHRAVKKLFKAFKDTGDRHEKKSIALEVCQQLTVHATIEEEIFYPALRGVGDDIDDMLDEAQVEHQVAKDLIAAIEEDPAGDMLEANFTVLSEYVSHHIEEEEGELFKHAIKAKVNLRDVAAAMAARKEELMQQTA
- the fdxA gene encoding ferredoxin FdxA; the encoded protein is MTFVVTDACIQCRHTDCVEVCPMTCFHEGPNFLAIDPDQCIDCSMCVPMCPVGAIYSEHDLPGDKRHFIALNAELSRRPDWPPLLQAKGPIAGHEQWADHPDRLALLAR
- a CDS encoding substrate-binding domain-containing protein, coding for MLRISILPHLQIRDDGSPGAGALDVSRLVALLGHIEESGSISHSAQAVSLSYRYAWGILRDAEALFGGPLIDKTRGRGSALTPLAQQLVWASKRIGARLSPTLDSLASELEIELKKLMEQSGAAVRLHASHGFAVAALRDFLDEQQVRHDLKYCGSVEAVAALAEGACDIAGFHVPVGEFEHGMWRHFTTWLKPGTHCLVHLAVRSQGLFVRPGNPLGIRTLEDLTRREVRFVNRQVGSGTRLLLDLMLAARHIDPARIEGYSNGEFTHAAVAAYIGSGMADVGFGVETAARRFGLGFEPVIKERYFFAIEKSMLRSAALSGAVGALTSEAFRQRVDALPGYDGALTGSVLTLDEAFPDYTGTR
- a CDS encoding formate dehydrogenase subunit gamma, with the protein product MPDTAPNAQACAAAIDAIVAARQDMPGALLPILHEIQDTQGHIPEAAVPVIARALNLSRAEVHGVITFYHHFRQQPAGRHVIQVCRAEACQAVGAEALAEHATRSLGCGFHETSADGAVTLEPVYCLGQCACGPAVMVGERLHGYVDAKRFDALVRSLREAQAANETAEVQA
- a CDS encoding formate dehydrogenase beta subunit, with protein sequence MSAAVNSTVNTIFVPRDSTALALGADEVARAIEREAARRGEAVRIVRNGSRGMFWLEPLVEVQTEAGRVAYGPVSAEDVPALFDAGLLQGGAHALAHGLTEEIPFLKKQERLTFARIGITDPLSLDDYRAHEGFAALERALSMAPAEIVQEVTDSGLRGRGGAAFPTGIKWKTVLGAQSAVKYIVCNADEGDSGTFSDRMVMEDDPFMLIEGMTIAGLAVGAEQGYIYCRSEYPHAIAVLESAIAIAHAAGWLGDDLRGSGKRFRLEVRKGAGAYVCGEETALLESLEGKRGVVRAKPPLPALEGLFGKPTVINNVISLATVPVILARGAQYYRDYGMGRSRGTLPFQLAGNIRQGGLVEKAFGVTLRELLVDYGGGTRSGRAIRAVQVGGPLGAYLPESRFDVPLDYEAYAAFGGVVGHGGIVVFDETVDMAKQARYAMEFCAIESCGKCTPCRIGSTRGVEVMDRIIAGEQPVKHVKLVRDLCDTMLYGSLCAMGGMTPYPVLSALNEFPEDFGLAPNPAHAAKAA